The Shewanella sp. MTB7 genome includes a window with the following:
- a CDS encoding anthranilate synthase component II — protein MLLMIDNYDSFTFNLVQYFQQLGQEVVVKRNDEITITEIEALAPTHLVISPGPRSPNEAGISLAAIEYFAGKLPILGVCLGHQAIAQVFGAQVIRAKRVMHGKISNIGHSGERLFSELNQPLTVTRYHSLLVESLPNNFTLDAWFDDETHGREIMAMSHISLPIYGVQFHPESVLTEQGHELLQNFLNLG, from the coding sequence ATGCTTTTAATGATCGACAACTACGACTCTTTCACTTTTAACTTAGTGCAATATTTCCAGCAGCTAGGTCAAGAGGTCGTGGTCAAGCGTAATGATGAGATCACCATTACTGAAATAGAGGCATTAGCGCCAACCCATCTTGTTATCTCTCCGGGTCCACGTAGCCCTAATGAAGCTGGAATATCGTTAGCCGCTATCGAATATTTTGCAGGAAAGCTGCCTATTCTAGGAGTGTGTTTAGGTCATCAAGCTATCGCGCAGGTCTTCGGTGCTCAAGTTATACGTGCCAAACGAGTTATGCATGGTAAAATCAGCAACATTGGTCATTCCGGTGAGCGACTTTTCAGCGAATTAAATCAGCCACTGACAGTGACGCGCTATCACTCTTTGTTGGTTGAATCCTTGCCCAATAACTTTACCCTTGACGCCTGGTTTGATGATGAGACTCACGGACGTGAAATTATGGCAATGAGTCATATCAGCTTGCCTATTTATGGGGTACAGTTTCATCCTGAGTCAGTGCTAACTGAACAAGGGCATGAGTTATTGCAGAACTTTCTTAACTTAGGTTAA
- a CDS encoding ClpXP protease specificity-enhancing factor produces the protein MMSMTPNRPYLLQAYYDWLMDNELTPHVVVDAYVPGTQVPQQYVKDGQIVLNITSSAVDNLQIGHEYIEFNARFGGVPQQVVLPMAAIVAIYARENGAGTVFDLEDAYQLEGEEFESGLSVVEEAKDKLVTEESVDDSSKVSEPKRRGHLTLVK, from the coding sequence ATTATGTCTATGACCCCGAATCGTCCATACTTGCTGCAAGCATATTATGACTGGTTAATGGATAACGAGCTGACCCCACATGTAGTTGTTGATGCTTACGTTCCAGGTACTCAGGTTCCACAACAATATGTGAAAGATGGTCAAATTGTTCTTAATATTACCTCTTCTGCTGTAGATAACCTACAGATAGGACATGAGTATATTGAGTTCAATGCACGTTTTGGTGGTGTTCCTCAACAAGTTGTTCTTCCTATGGCTGCGATAGTTGCTATTTATGCTAGAGAAAATGGTGCCGGCACTGTTTTTGACTTAGAAGATGCATATCAACTTGAAGGTGAGGAGTTTGAGTCAGGTTTATCTGTTGTTGAAGAAGCAAAAGATAAACTTGTCACTGAGGAGTCTGTCGATGATAGTTCCAAAGTATCAGAGCCAAAACGTCGAGGTCATCTCACATTGGTTAAGTAG
- the sspA gene encoding stringent starvation protein SspA → MAVAANKRSIMTLYSGADDLYSHQVRIVLAEKGVTVDVLQVEPNDMPEDLIELNPYNTVPTLVDRELILYNSRIIMEYLDERFPHPPLMPVYPVSRGRTRLMMHRIQKDWYSLVERIRSGDRADAARKELQEGLTSIAPIFNEMPYFMAEEFGLADCYLGPLLWRLPVLGIELDTRTAKEVKAYMTRLFDRESFKASLTEAEREMRMGD, encoded by the coding sequence ATGGCTGTTGCTGCCAATAAACGCTCAATCATGACCCTGTATTCAGGTGCTGACGATCTATATAGTCATCAAGTTCGTATCGTCTTAGCTGAAAAAGGAGTTACAGTTGATGTACTTCAGGTTGAACCAAATGATATGCCTGAAGATTTAATCGAATTGAACCCTTATAACACAGTGCCAACTTTGGTTGATCGTGAACTAATACTTTATAATTCTCGAATTATTATGGAGTATTTGGATGAGCGTTTTCCTCATCCGCCTCTAATGCCTGTTTATCCTGTATCCCGTGGACGTACACGCTTGATGATGCATCGAATCCAAAAGGATTGGTACTCATTAGTGGAACGTATCCGCAGTGGTGACCGTGCCGATGCGGCTCGTAAAGAGTTGCAAGAAGGCTTAACGTCTATCGCACCAATATTTAATGAGATGCCATATTTTATGGCGGAAGAGTTTGGTTTAGCAGATTGTTACTTAGGTCCGCTGCTATGGCGTTTACCTGTTCTTGGCATCGAACTCGATACTCGTACAGCTAAAGAAGTTAAAGCGTATATGACACGGCTATTCGATCGTGAATCATTTAAAGCGTCATTGACTGAAGCCGAGCGCGAAATGCGCATGGGTGACTAA
- a CDS encoding cytochrome c1: MKKLIIALVTLIPSLAFAAGSNVHLESANIDLHDKESLQRGLDSFQNYCAGCHSTQYQRYDRVANDLGIPLDDMRAKYMFDDNIKPGSLMENAIPTKDAAKWFGAAPPDLTLVARVRGEDWIYSYLKGFYHDENRPFGVNNTVFPAVGMPHVLQELQGLPVMQEDGTVVATGGKLTAEEYDQVVQDITGFLVYSGDPVKLERESLGWWVMGFLFIFFVIAYLLKKEYWKDVH; the protein is encoded by the coding sequence ATGAAAAAATTAATTATTGCATTAGTTACCTTAATACCGTCCTTAGCGTTTGCTGCTGGCTCTAATGTGCATTTAGAAAGTGCAAATATTGATCTACATGATAAAGAGTCGCTTCAGCGTGGTTTGGATAGCTTCCAGAACTACTGTGCAGGTTGTCATAGTACTCAATACCAGCGCTATGACCGTGTCGCGAATGACTTAGGCATCCCACTAGATGATATGCGTGCTAAGTACATGTTCGATGACAACATCAAACCTGGTAGTTTGATGGAGAATGCCATTCCGACGAAAGATGCCGCTAAATGGTTTGGTGCTGCTCCACCTGATCTGACTTTGGTTGCTCGAGTTCGTGGTGAAGATTGGATTTACTCTTATCTGAAAGGTTTCTACCATGATGAAAATCGTCCTTTTGGTGTCAACAATACTGTCTTCCCAGCAGTGGGTATGCCCCATGTTCTGCAAGAGCTGCAAGGCCTGCCTGTTATGCAAGAAGATGGTACTGTAGTTGCTACTGGTGGCAAGTTAACTGCTGAAGAGTATGATCAGGTTGTCCAAGACATCACAGGATTTCTCGTTTATTCGGGCGACCCTGTTAAGCTTGAGCGTGAAAGCTTAGGTTGGTGGGTGATGGGCTTCCTGTTTATCTTCTTCGTGATAGCTTACTTGTTGAAGAAAGAGTACTGGAAAGATGTACACTAA
- a CDS encoding cytochrome b: MVKNIVDWIDARIPMTATYNRHVGQYATPTNFNFWYFFGSLAMLVLVNQLLTGIWLTMNYVPTAEGAFASIEYIMRDVEYGWLLRYMHSTGASAFFLVIYLHMFRGIIYGSYQKPRELLWLFGMLIFLVLMAEAFMGYLLPWGQMSYWGAQVIISLFGAIPVIGDDLTLWIRGDFVVSGATLNRFFALHVIALPLVLVVLVFLHLIALHEVGSNNPDGIEIKKNKDENGWPIDGIPFHPYYTVKDIMGVAGFLIVFCYVLFFMPEGGGYFLEKPNFEAANPMKTPDHIAPVWYFTPFYAILRAIPDKLFGVIGMGLAIAVLFVLPWLDRCKVKSVRYRSLTHKLNIAQFAVSFVVLGYLGVVPATPELTIAARIFTLTYFGFFVFLWIYSKNEKTKPVPERLTH; the protein is encoded by the coding sequence ATGGTTAAAAATATTGTTGATTGGATTGATGCTCGCATCCCGATGACGGCTACTTATAATCGTCATGTCGGTCAATATGCAACACCTACGAACTTTAATTTTTGGTATTTTTTCGGATCGCTAGCTATGTTAGTTCTGGTTAACCAGTTACTGACAGGGATCTGGCTAACCATGAATTATGTACCTACGGCTGAAGGTGCTTTTGCTTCAATCGAATACATCATGCGTGATGTTGAGTATGGTTGGTTACTACGTTATATGCATTCAACAGGTGCTTCGGCATTTTTTTTGGTGATATATCTGCATATGTTCCGAGGCATCATCTACGGTTCATACCAGAAGCCTAGAGAGCTATTATGGCTCTTTGGTATGCTGATTTTCTTAGTGCTAATGGCTGAAGCCTTTATGGGCTACTTGCTACCATGGGGTCAGATGTCCTACTGGGGCGCACAGGTTATTATCTCCTTGTTTGGTGCAATCCCTGTTATTGGTGATGATCTAACCTTGTGGATTCGTGGTGACTTTGTCGTCTCTGGGGCAACGCTTAATCGCTTCTTTGCACTGCATGTTATTGCATTGCCTTTAGTTCTGGTTGTTTTAGTTTTCTTGCACTTAATTGCATTGCATGAGGTAGGTTCTAACAACCCCGATGGCATCGAAATTAAGAAGAACAAAGATGAGAACGGTTGGCCTATCGATGGTATCCCATTCCACCCTTACTATACTGTTAAAGATATTATGGGCGTCGCTGGCTTCCTGATTGTCTTCTGTTATGTGTTGTTCTTTATGCCTGAAGGTGGCGGCTATTTCCTTGAGAAGCCGAACTTCGAAGCGGCGAATCCAATGAAGACCCCAGATCATATTGCACCAGTTTGGTACTTTACCCCTTTCTATGCCATCTTACGTGCGATACCCGATAAGTTATTCGGAGTTATCGGTATGGGACTTGCGATTGCAGTACTGTTTGTATTGCCTTGGTTAGATAGATGTAAGGTGAAGTCGGTTCGTTACCGTAGCTTGACTCATAAGCTGAACATTGCTCAGTTTGCCGTGTCATTTGTGGTCTTGGGTTACTTAGGTGTTGTACCCGCAACTCCAGAACTGACCATTGCCGCTCGAATCTTTACTCTGACTTACTTCGGCTTCTTCGTATTCCTTTGGATATACAGTAAGAATGAGAAGACTAAGCCTGTACCAGAGAGGTTGACTCACTAA
- the petA gene encoding ubiquinol-cytochrome c reductase iron-sulfur subunit, translating into MSNAPVDTGRRRFLTAATAVVGGVGAVAVAVPFIKSWNPSAKAKAAGAPVEVNISKVEPGQLIRVEWRGKPVWVVRRTEEILANLATLDDQLRDPASVEEQQPVYAQNAGRSINPEFFIAVGLCTHLGCSPTYLPDTFGEQVEGVPSGFFCPCHGSKFDMAGRVFQGVPAPLNLVVPPHQYIDDRNVIIGVDQGAA; encoded by the coding sequence ATGAGCAATGCGCCAGTCGATACCGGACGCCGCAGATTTCTGACCGCAGCCACCGCCGTAGTTGGTGGTGTAGGTGCCGTCGCTGTAGCGGTGCCTTTTATAAAGTCATGGAATCCGAGTGCCAAAGCGAAAGCTGCAGGTGCGCCGGTTGAAGTAAACATAAGTAAAGTAGAGCCGGGTCAATTGATCCGTGTTGAGTGGCGTGGAAAACCTGTATGGGTTGTCCGTCGTACTGAAGAGATTCTTGCTAATCTCGCAACATTGGATGATCAACTTCGTGATCCTGCATCAGTGGAAGAACAGCAGCCTGTTTATGCACAGAATGCTGGACGCTCGATCAATCCCGAGTTCTTTATCGCAGTGGGTCTTTGTACTCACCTAGGTTGTTCTCCAACTTATCTACCAGACACATTTGGTGAGCAGGTTGAAGGCGTTCCTTCAGGCTTCTTCTGTCCATGTCATGGTTCTAAATTTGATATGGCCGGTCGAGTATTTCAAGGTGTACCCGCTCCATTGAACTTAGTTGTTCCACCTCATCAATATATCGATGACAGAAATGTCATCATCGGTGTCGATCAAGGGGCTGCGTAA
- the hflC gene encoding protease modulator HflC translates to MGRLVAIIAAVLVAVFLSSILVVNEGERAIVSRFGKILKDEGVTRVYQPGFHLKLPMIDKIKFLDSRIQTMDGAADRFVTSEKKDLMVDSYVKWRIADFEKYYLSTGGGIKATAESLLQRKINNDLRTEFGRRTIKEIVSGSRDELQQDALANAAESASDLGIEVVDVRVKQINLPANVSSSIYQRMRAERTAVAKEHRAQGMEQSEIIRAKTDASVTILIADAERKALEVKGEGDAQSAEIYANAYSKDPEFYSFLRSLEAYKESFASGSNVMILEPDNEFFKYMNSSQGK, encoded by the coding sequence ATGGGAAGATTAGTCGCCATTATTGCTGCAGTACTTGTCGCGGTATTTTTGTCCTCCATCTTGGTTGTAAATGAAGGTGAGAGAGCGATTGTTTCACGCTTTGGTAAGATTTTAAAAGATGAAGGTGTAACTCGTGTCTATCAGCCTGGTTTTCATCTTAAACTGCCTATGATAGATAAGATTAAATTTCTTGACTCTCGTATCCAAACCATGGATGGCGCGGCTGACAGATTTGTCACATCAGAAAAGAAAGACCTTATGGTTGACTCTTACGTGAAGTGGCGAATAGCTGATTTTGAGAAATACTATCTTTCTACTGGTGGTGGTATTAAAGCTACCGCAGAGTCACTGCTACAACGCAAAATCAATAATGATCTTCGTACCGAGTTTGGTCGTCGCACGATTAAAGAGATTGTTTCGGGTAGTCGTGATGAGCTTCAACAAGATGCTTTAGCTAATGCAGCTGAAAGTGCATCTGATCTGGGTATTGAAGTGGTGGATGTAAGAGTTAAGCAGATTAACTTACCTGCTAACGTTAGTTCGAGCATCTACCAGCGTATGCGTGCAGAACGTACCGCTGTGGCAAAAGAGCACAGAGCGCAAGGCATGGAGCAATCTGAGATTATTCGTGCGAAAACAGATGCATCAGTTACTATCCTAATTGCAGATGCTGAACGTAAAGCTTTGGAAGTTAAAGGTGAAGGGGATGCGCAATCGGCTGAGATTTATGCGAATGCCTATTCCAAAGATCCTGAGTTTTACAGTTTTCTCCGTAGCTTAGAAGCTTATAAGGAGAGTTTTGCTAGTGGTTCAAATGTCATGATCTTAGAACCTGATAATGAGTTCTTCAAATACATGAATAGCTCTCAGGGTAAATAA
- the hflK gene encoding FtsH protease activity modulator HflK, with protein sequence MAWNEPGNKGKDPWGNKSGNDKGPPDLDEVFRNISKRFGGKGNGSGSSFSSFSLIIVLGIAVVVWGLSGFYTVKEAEKGVELRFGKYIGEVEPGLQWKANFIDEVFPVNVSTVRSIPASGSMLTADENVVLVELDVQYRVVDPYNFLFSAVDANASLREATDSALRYVIGHNKMDDILTTGRDQIRRDTWAEVERIIKPYKLGIMVEDVNFLPARPPEEVKDAFDDAISAQEDEQRFIREAEAYARAVEPQARGQVQRMEQEANAYKQREILESKGKIARFELLLPQYQAAPEVTRERLYLDAMQSVLKGTNKVLVDSKSSNNMMYLPLDKLMQNSQSDTKPRKVSSASSLNSSSNTLSQNSMPANSRPSRAERQGRN encoded by the coding sequence ATGGCTTGGAATGAGCCCGGTAACAAGGGTAAAGACCCTTGGGGTAATAAAAGTGGAAACGACAAGGGACCACCGGACTTAGATGAAGTTTTTCGTAACATCTCTAAGCGCTTTGGCGGTAAAGGCAATGGTTCAGGCTCGAGCTTCAGCTCGTTTAGCTTAATTATAGTGTTGGGTATCGCAGTTGTTGTATGGGGGCTGTCTGGCTTTTATACAGTTAAAGAAGCTGAGAAAGGTGTTGAACTCAGATTTGGTAAATATATCGGTGAAGTCGAGCCTGGTTTGCAGTGGAAGGCTAATTTTATTGATGAAGTTTTCCCTGTCAATGTGAGTACAGTTCGTTCTATTCCAGCCTCAGGAAGCATGCTTACTGCTGATGAGAATGTGGTTTTAGTCGAACTAGATGTGCAATACCGTGTTGTAGATCCATATAACTTTCTGTTTAGTGCTGTTGATGCTAATGCAAGTTTACGTGAAGCGACTGATAGTGCTTTACGCTATGTTATTGGTCACAATAAGATGGATGACATTCTGACCACCGGTCGTGATCAGATTCGTCGTGATACTTGGGCTGAAGTCGAGCGTATTATCAAGCCGTATAAGCTGGGTATTATGGTTGAAGATGTCAACTTCTTACCAGCACGTCCGCCGGAGGAGGTTAAAGATGCCTTTGATGATGCTATTTCAGCTCAAGAAGATGAACAGCGCTTTATTCGTGAAGCTGAAGCTTATGCTAGAGCTGTCGAGCCTCAAGCTCGTGGTCAGGTTCAACGTATGGAACAGGAAGCTAACGCTTATAAACAGCGTGAAATCTTAGAGTCTAAAGGTAAAATTGCACGTTTTGAATTGTTATTACCTCAATATCAGGCTGCACCAGAAGTGACACGTGAGCGTTTGTATCTAGACGCTATGCAATCAGTTTTGAAAGGGACTAATAAGGTGTTGGTTGACTCTAAGAGTAGCAACAACATGATGTACTTACCTTTAGATAAATTGATGCAAAATAGTCAATCTGATACTAAGCCTCGCAAGGTGAGTTCAGCTTCTTCACTTAATTCGTCAAGTAATACGCTGAGCCAAAACAGTATGCCGGCTAACTCACGTCCATCACGTGCCGAACGTCAAGGGAGGAATTAA
- the hflX gene encoding ribosome rescue GTPase HflX, which produces MFDRYEAGENAVLVHINFSDEERREDLVELELLVESAGAQCIGVITGSRRSPDRKFFVGSGKADELAAMVAATEANVVIFNHALSPAQERNLEMVCQCRVLDRTTLILDIFAQRARTYEGKLQVELAQLRHMSTRLIRGWTHLERQKGGIGMRGPGETQLETDRRLLRGRISTINKRLAKVDKQREQSRRARRRSDLATVSLVGYTNAGKSTLFNSLTASNVYAADQLFATLDPTLRKLELDDGDIILADTVGFIRHLPHDLVAAFKATLQETREADLLLHIVDCHDDNMGDNFEQVQLVLKEVGAEDVPQLIVCNKIDLLDEVCPKIDYDDEGVPIRVWVSAQKQQGLALLKEAINSIVGKTTLTLDLEIPATAGHYLGQLYRLDVIQQKEYDDLGNCILSVRLLEADWHRLVKQSEGELETFIVVHSAVE; this is translated from the coding sequence TTGTTTGATCGTTATGAGGCAGGAGAAAATGCGGTTCTTGTTCATATCAATTTCTCCGATGAGGAACGCAGGGAAGATTTAGTCGAGCTTGAGCTTTTAGTGGAGTCGGCTGGAGCCCAGTGTATTGGAGTGATAACAGGGAGCCGTCGTTCACCGGACCGAAAGTTTTTTGTAGGTTCGGGTAAAGCTGATGAGTTAGCTGCTATGGTTGCTGCGACAGAAGCAAATGTGGTGATTTTTAATCATGCATTAAGTCCTGCTCAAGAGAGAAACCTTGAGATGGTCTGCCAATGTCGTGTTTTGGATCGTACTACGCTAATTTTAGATATTTTTGCTCAGAGAGCACGCACGTACGAAGGAAAGTTGCAGGTAGAGCTAGCGCAGTTACGCCACATGTCAACGCGCCTTATACGTGGCTGGACTCATCTGGAGCGCCAAAAAGGTGGTATTGGTATGCGAGGTCCTGGGGAAACTCAGCTCGAGACCGATAGACGTTTACTCCGAGGCCGGATTAGCACCATCAATAAGCGTTTAGCGAAAGTAGATAAGCAACGTGAACAGAGTCGAAGAGCTAGGCGTCGCAGTGATTTAGCGACTGTCTCGTTAGTTGGTTATACCAACGCAGGTAAGTCGACGCTATTCAATTCTCTTACTGCATCAAATGTGTATGCTGCTGATCAGCTTTTTGCCACCTTAGATCCGACATTAAGAAAGTTGGAACTGGATGATGGCGATATTATTCTGGCTGATACTGTTGGTTTTATTCGTCATTTGCCACATGACTTAGTGGCGGCGTTTAAAGCGACACTGCAAGAAACACGTGAAGCCGATCTATTACTCCATATTGTCGATTGTCATGACGATAATATGGGGGATAACTTTGAACAAGTTCAACTTGTACTTAAGGAGGTTGGTGCTGAAGATGTTCCGCAACTTATTGTTTGTAATAAGATTGACTTGTTGGATGAGGTTTGCCCTAAAATCGATTATGATGATGAAGGCGTTCCGATTCGAGTCTGGGTTTCAGCTCAGAAGCAACAGGGTCTAGCGTTATTAAAGGAAGCTATCAACAGTATTGTTGGAAAGACGACTTTAACATTAGACTTAGAAATTCCAGCTACGGCTGGACATTATCTTGGTCAGTTATACCGACTTGATGTGATACAGCAGAAAGAATATGACGATCTGGGGAACTGTATCTTGTCTGTTCGCTTGTTAGAGGCCGATTGGCATCGACTTGTGAAACAGAGCGAAGGGGAGTTAGAAACTTTTATTGTCGTACATTCGGCAGTTGAGTAG
- the hfq gene encoding RNA chaperone Hfq yields the protein MAKGQSLQDPFLNALRRERVPVSIYLVNGIKLQGQVESFDQFVILLKNTVSQMVYKHAISTVVPARPFNVSAHHATPAPTPAGGFNGQSDETSES from the coding sequence ATGGCTAAGGGGCAATCTTTACAAGACCCGTTTTTGAACGCACTGCGCCGTGAGCGCGTTCCTGTTTCTATTTATCTTGTTAATGGCATCAAACTACAAGGACAGGTTGAGTCATTTGATCAATTTGTTATTTTACTGAAAAATACGGTCAGTCAAATGGTCTACAAGCATGCCATTTCAACTGTCGTGCCAGCTCGTCCATTTAACGTGAGTGCCCATCACGCAACACCTGCCCCAACACCAGCCGGTGGTTTTAATGGTCAGAGTGATGAGACTAGTGAGTCATAA
- the miaA gene encoding tRNA (adenosine(37)-N6)-dimethylallyltransferase MiaA, whose protein sequence is MGPTASGKTALAIELVEQHNCEIISVDSALIYRGMDIGSAKPSAAELIKAPHRLIDIRDPQESYSAANFRIDALLAIEDILTKGKTPLLVGGTMMYFKALLEGLSPLPAADDVIRKQIQIEADTHGWQYLHDELTRIDFVSAERIHPNDPQRLSRAIEVYRISGKSLTELTKIKSEPLPYDVVQFAISPKDRKVLHLSIEERFKLMLNQGFVEEVQSLRERNELHIDLPSMRCVGYRQCWQHLDGEYDYDTMVEKAVVATRQLAKRQLTWLRGWPDLNWLESGLESNLSIVLRQCR, encoded by the coding sequence ATGGGTCCTACGGCTTCGGGTAAGACGGCGCTAGCTATAGAGCTGGTTGAACAGCATAACTGTGAAATAATATCAGTTGATTCTGCTCTTATCTACCGAGGAATGGATATCGGTAGTGCAAAGCCCAGTGCAGCAGAGCTTATAAAGGCTCCACATAGATTGATTGATATTCGTGATCCTCAGGAGAGTTATTCGGCAGCAAATTTTAGAATCGATGCTCTGCTAGCGATAGAAGATATTTTAACTAAAGGAAAAACTCCACTATTAGTTGGCGGAACGATGATGTACTTCAAAGCCTTGCTAGAAGGTTTGTCACCACTTCCTGCTGCTGATGATGTCATTAGGAAGCAGATACAAATTGAAGCTGATACTCATGGCTGGCAATATTTGCATGATGAACTCACACGGATAGATTTTGTTTCTGCTGAGCGTATACATCCAAATGACCCGCAACGATTATCCCGGGCTATCGAAGTTTATAGAATTAGTGGTAAGTCGTTAACAGAGTTAACAAAAATCAAATCTGAACCCCTACCTTATGACGTGGTTCAGTTTGCTATTTCGCCGAAAGATCGAAAAGTGTTACATCTTTCTATAGAAGAAAGATTCAAATTGATGTTAAATCAAGGATTCGTTGAAGAAGTGCAGTCGCTCAGGGAACGAAATGAGCTGCATATAGACCTGCCTTCGATGAGGTGTGTTGGCTACAGACAATGTTGGCAACACCTAGATGGCGAGTATGACTATGACACTATGGTCGAAAAAGCGGTAGTTGCTACTAGGCAATTAGCTAAACGTCAATTAACATGGTTAAGAGGGTGGCCTGACCTAAATTGGCTGGAAAGTGGCTTAGAGTCAAACCTAAGCATTGTATTGCGACAATGTCGCTAG
- the mutL gene encoding DNA mismatch repair endonuclease MutL, with protein sequence MTIQILSPQLANQIAAGEVVERPASVIKELVENSLDAGATRVDIEIDKGGSKLIKIQDNGSGIPKLELSLALSRHATSKLSTLDDLDTILSFGFRGEALASISSVSRLTLTSRTSDQTEAWQAYTEGSDMAVKIIPAAHPVGTSIEAVDLFFNTPARRRFLKSDKTEFTHIDEWLKRIALVKPEIHFTLKHNGKQVRNYRPANNQDQYLMRLAQVSGKIFAEQAIEINSQHEGLKLSGFIQSPYFDSPSSDTQFFYVNGRLIRDRLVNHAVKQAFAEYGTGEQTSYVLMLEIEPNQVDVNVHPAKHEVRFHQSRYVHDYILQALQSALIQVTRSSMQFPEKNQGKSVQEDWSQNKPLSESRVAEVNPSSYLTNLGGGSRGTQSVSLGQSNLVSSYNRGNGASRSQAELPSASEIAAYTRLLKTPEVDRAHSQPNSDSTSLMPPVLAGEYWVHVVDDKLSLLSIEAIANWLVKKDIMGKITSGLVSQPLLMPVSIKFDEDWLNTIDERELLLRKLGIEITIRLGQLIIKKVPPYLRQSQLVTVIPELLQWLRFEEPSHEALASWLVTQDKARFESVVETWRAFSMLDKDIQHELTQKAKVLPWQSWLEEQPSD encoded by the coding sequence ATGACTATACAGATTCTATCGCCACAATTGGCAAATCAAATCGCTGCTGGTGAAGTAGTCGAACGACCCGCTTCAGTGATAAAAGAGTTGGTAGAGAACAGTTTAGATGCTGGTGCAACCCGTGTCGATATAGAGATAGATAAGGGGGGGAGTAAGCTGATAAAGATCCAGGATAATGGTTCCGGGATCCCTAAACTAGAGCTGTCGCTCGCGCTGTCCAGACATGCGACTTCCAAGTTGAGTACTTTAGATGATCTTGATACCATTTTAAGCTTTGGATTTCGTGGTGAAGCGTTAGCAAGTATTAGTTCAGTTTCTCGGTTGACCTTAACGTCACGTACTAGCGATCAAACTGAAGCGTGGCAAGCTTATACTGAAGGTTCTGATATGGCTGTGAAGATCATACCAGCGGCTCATCCTGTAGGCACAAGTATTGAAGCGGTAGATCTGTTTTTTAATACTCCAGCTAGGAGACGATTCCTAAAAAGTGATAAAACTGAGTTTACTCATATTGATGAATGGCTGAAGCGTATTGCTTTGGTAAAACCAGAGATCCATTTCACGTTAAAACACAACGGTAAACAGGTTCGTAATTATCGCCCTGCTAACAATCAAGATCAGTACTTGATGCGTTTAGCTCAAGTCAGCGGAAAAATTTTTGCTGAACAAGCGATCGAGATTAATTCTCAACATGAAGGGTTGAAGTTAAGTGGTTTTATACAGTCGCCCTATTTTGACTCGCCCTCCAGCGATACCCAATTCTTTTATGTTAATGGCAGGTTGATCCGCGATCGTTTAGTGAATCATGCAGTAAAGCAAGCTTTTGCTGAGTATGGCACTGGCGAGCAAACCTCTTATGTGCTGATGCTAGAGATTGAACCTAATCAAGTGGATGTCAATGTCCATCCTGCTAAGCATGAAGTGAGGTTTCATCAAAGTCGCTATGTTCATGATTATATCCTACAAGCCTTACAATCGGCATTGATACAAGTTACTCGAAGTTCAATGCAGTTTCCTGAGAAAAATCAGGGAAAGTCTGTTCAAGAGGATTGGTCTCAAAACAAACCTTTATCAGAGAGTCGTGTCGCAGAGGTGAACCCATCAAGTTATTTGACTAACTTAGGGGGAGGCTCAAGAGGAACACAGAGTGTTTCATTGGGTCAATCAAATTTGGTTTCTTCATATAACAGAGGCAATGGGGCGTCTCGTTCTCAAGCTGAGCTACCTTCAGCAAGTGAAATCGCTGCTTATACAAGGTTGTTAAAGACACCAGAGGTTGATCGAGCCCATTCTCAGCCTAATAGCGATTCGACGAGCCTGATGCCACCAGTGTTAGCAGGTGAATATTGGGTGCATGTTGTGGATGATAAGTTATCTCTGTTATCGATAGAGGCTATTGCAAATTGGCTTGTTAAGAAAGACATTATGGGCAAGATTACCAGTGGATTAGTCAGCCAACCTTTGCTTATGCCTGTGTCAATCAAGTTCGATGAAGATTGGTTAAATACTATCGATGAGAGGGAGCTACTGCTAAGAAAATTAGGCATTGAAATAACAATCCGTCTCGGGCAGTTGATTATAAAAAAAGTGCCCCCATATTTAAGACAGAGTCAATTAGTCACAGTGATCCCTGAGCTATTGCAGTGGCTTAGGTTCGAAGAACCGAGTCACGAGGCTCTGGCCTCTTGGCTAGTAACTCAAGATAAAGCAAGATTTGAGTCGGTAGTAGAAACCTGGCGTGCATTTAGTATGTTGGATAAAGACATTCAACATGAATTAACACAGAAGGCTAAGGTTTTACCTTGGCAGTCTTGGCTAGAAGAGCAACCGAGTGACTGA